In Nomascus leucogenys isolate Asia chromosome 8, Asia_NLE_v1, whole genome shotgun sequence, a single genomic region encodes these proteins:
- the CD83 gene encoding CD83 antigen isoform X1, with the protein MSRGLQLLLLSCAYSLAPAMPEVKVACSEDVNLPCTAPWDPQVPYTVSWVKLLEGGEERMETPQEDHLRGQHYHQKGQNGSFDAPNEMPYSLKIRNTTSCNSGTYRCTLQDPDGQRNLSGKVILRVTGCPAQRKEETFKKYRAEIVLLLALVIFYLTLIIFTCKFARLQSIFPDFSKAGMERAFLPVTSPNKHLGPVTLHKTELV; encoded by the exons ATGTCGCGCGGCCTCCAGCTTCTGCTTCTGAGCTGCG CCTACAGCCTGGCTCCCGCGATGCCGGAGGTGAAGGTGGCTTGCTCGGAAGATGTGAACTTGCCCTGCACCGCCCCCTGGGATCCGCAGGTTCCCTACACGGTCTCTTGGGTTAAG CTATTGGAGGGCGGTGAAGAGAGGATGGAGACACCCCAGGAAGACCACCTCAGGGGACAGCACTATCATCAGAAGGGGCAAAATGGTTCTTTCGACGCCCCCAATGAAATGCCCTATTCCCTGAAGATCCGAAACACTACCAGCTGCAACTCGGGGACATACAGGTGCACTCTGCAGGACCCGGATGGGCAGAGAAACCTAAGTGGCAAGGTGATCTTGAGAGTGACAG GATGCCCTGCACAGCGTAAAGAAGAGACTTTTAAGAAATACAGAGCGGAGATTGTCCTGCTGCTGGCTCTGGTTATTTTCTACTTAACACTCATCATTTTCACTTGt aagtTTGCACGACTACAGAGTATCTTCCCAGATTTTTCTAAAGCTGGCATGGAACGAGCTTTTCTCCCAGTTACCTCCCCAAATAAGCATTTAGGGCCAGTGACTCTTCACAAAACAGAACTGGTATGA
- the CD83 gene encoding CD83 antigen isoform X2: MSRGLQLLLLSCAYSLAPAMPEVKVACSEDVNLPCTAPWDPQVPYTVSWVKLLEGGEERMETPQEDHLRGQHYHQKGQNGSFDAPNEMPYSLKIRNTTSCNSGTYRCTLQDPDGQRNLSGKVILRVTGCPAQRKEETFKKYRAEIVLLLALVIFYLTLIIFTCFARLQSIFPDFSKAGMERAFLPVTSPNKHLGPVTLHKTELV, from the exons ATGTCGCGCGGCCTCCAGCTTCTGCTTCTGAGCTGCG CCTACAGCCTGGCTCCCGCGATGCCGGAGGTGAAGGTGGCTTGCTCGGAAGATGTGAACTTGCCCTGCACCGCCCCCTGGGATCCGCAGGTTCCCTACACGGTCTCTTGGGTTAAG CTATTGGAGGGCGGTGAAGAGAGGATGGAGACACCCCAGGAAGACCACCTCAGGGGACAGCACTATCATCAGAAGGGGCAAAATGGTTCTTTCGACGCCCCCAATGAAATGCCCTATTCCCTGAAGATCCGAAACACTACCAGCTGCAACTCGGGGACATACAGGTGCACTCTGCAGGACCCGGATGGGCAGAGAAACCTAAGTGGCAAGGTGATCTTGAGAGTGACAG GATGCCCTGCACAGCGTAAAGAAGAGACTTTTAAGAAATACAGAGCGGAGATTGTCCTGCTGCTGGCTCTGGTTATTTTCTACTTAACACTCATCATTTTCACTTGt tTTGCACGACTACAGAGTATCTTCCCAGATTTTTCTAAAGCTGGCATGGAACGAGCTTTTCTCCCAGTTACCTCCCCAAATAAGCATTTAGGGCCAGTGACTCTTCACAAAACAGAACTGGTATGA
- the CD83 gene encoding CD83 antigen isoform X3 — MPEVKVACSEDVNLPCTAPWDPQVPYTVSWVKLLEGGEERMETPQEDHLRGQHYHQKGQNGSFDAPNEMPYSLKIRNTTSCNSGTYRCTLQDPDGQRNLSGKVILRVTGCPAQRKEETFKKYRAEIVLLLALVIFYLTLIIFTCKFARLQSIFPDFSKAGMERAFLPVTSPNKHLGPVTLHKTELV, encoded by the exons ATGCCGGAGGTGAAGGTGGCTTGCTCGGAAGATGTGAACTTGCCCTGCACCGCCCCCTGGGATCCGCAGGTTCCCTACACGGTCTCTTGGGTTAAG CTATTGGAGGGCGGTGAAGAGAGGATGGAGACACCCCAGGAAGACCACCTCAGGGGACAGCACTATCATCAGAAGGGGCAAAATGGTTCTTTCGACGCCCCCAATGAAATGCCCTATTCCCTGAAGATCCGAAACACTACCAGCTGCAACTCGGGGACATACAGGTGCACTCTGCAGGACCCGGATGGGCAGAGAAACCTAAGTGGCAAGGTGATCTTGAGAGTGACAG GATGCCCTGCACAGCGTAAAGAAGAGACTTTTAAGAAATACAGAGCGGAGATTGTCCTGCTGCTGGCTCTGGTTATTTTCTACTTAACACTCATCATTTTCACTTGt aagtTTGCACGACTACAGAGTATCTTCCCAGATTTTTCTAAAGCTGGCATGGAACGAGCTTTTCTCCCAGTTACCTCCCCAAATAAGCATTTAGGGCCAGTGACTCTTCACAAAACAGAACTGGTATGA